A stretch of the Haloarcula ordinaria genome encodes the following:
- a CDS encoding mechanosensitive ion channel family protein yields MQIPDPFSGDLASTYGQLAEDGAEFLIAAALIYAVGRLVVVPTVRWTLGRSNIDRTLESALVSSSHLLVVVLTVVVAASLAGFQGTLAGSTLVAAGVTIAVGLAAQDVLGNFVSGAFIVTDPDVNVGDTIQWNGNRGVVVDIDLRVTRVRTPDNERIIVPNTDLATSAVINETSTGPIGVSYEFGVGYDTDLDDLEAIVRNVARDLDHVTEDPKPMVAVEDLAATAVVVIGRVWVPNNRRNRVPAVRSAFIRGVHEACRKEGIDLSETSQHALSGDLAVHDPVADVPE; encoded by the coding sequence ATGCAGATTCCGGACCCGTTCTCGGGTGACCTCGCCTCGACCTACGGGCAACTCGCCGAAGACGGCGCGGAGTTCCTCATCGCCGCGGCCCTCATCTACGCCGTCGGCCGGCTCGTCGTCGTCCCGACCGTCCGCTGGACGCTGGGGCGGTCGAACATCGACCGGACGCTCGAGAGTGCCCTCGTGAGTTCCTCACATCTCCTGGTCGTCGTCCTCACCGTCGTGGTCGCGGCCAGTCTCGCGGGGTTCCAGGGGACGCTCGCGGGATCGACGCTCGTGGCCGCCGGCGTGACCATCGCCGTCGGTCTCGCCGCACAGGACGTGTTGGGCAACTTCGTCTCCGGAGCCTTCATCGTCACCGACCCGGACGTCAACGTCGGCGACACCATCCAGTGGAACGGCAATCGGGGCGTCGTCGTCGACATCGACCTCCGGGTCACGCGGGTACGGACGCCAGACAACGAGCGCATCATCGTCCCGAACACCGACCTGGCGACCAGCGCGGTCATCAACGAGACCTCGACCGGCCCCATCGGCGTCTCCTACGAGTTCGGCGTCGGCTACGACACCGACCTGGACGACCTGGAGGCCATCGTCAGAAACGTCGCCCGCGACCTGGACCACGTCACCGAGGACCCCAAGCCGATGGTGGCGGTAGAGGACCTCGCGGCCACCGCGGTCGTCGTCATCGGCCGGGTCTGGGTGCCGAACAACCGGCGCAACCGGGTCCCGGCCGTCCGGTCGGCGTTCATCCGCGGGGTCCACGAAGCCTGTCGAAAGGAGGGTATCGACCTGAGTGAGACGAGCCAGCACGCGCTCTCGGGCGACCTGGCCGTCCACGACCCGGTGGCTGACGTGCCCGAGTGA
- a CDS encoding DEAD/DEAH box helicase has protein sequence MDDTIAWLRERPYYEGQIVDRRTVPGRAAEFADLDVDSRLASVLDAEGITDCYAHQTAAVEAVRRGENVVLATETASGKSLAYTIPAFERALDRRATALYVAPQVALINDQTETLSELAQGLGFASGVSVAQYTGRQSKSEKEAIRERQPTVLLTTPDMLHYGILPHAHRLWDWFFQRLETVVVDEVHGYRGIFGSHVALVMRRLQRIAERFDADPEWVCCSATIGNPVEHAAGVTGQREASFALVDEDTSASGPRHWLLWNPPEYEGGDGWGSGRRKSSHVETKQLFVDLVERGLQTVVFAGSRQTAERYAGDSADELRSRGRHDLADGVGAYQAALTDERRRDLESRLQSGDLRGVWSTSALELGVDVGGLDAVLIDGYPGTRMRAFQQAGRAGRGTDPALVVLVGGEDQLDQYVLRNPDALFETGAERAVTNPENDQLLPDHVLAAASENWLSPDDDRHFGETFPDVVADLESAGKLDRRTTDQGIRWLSNGRPHHDMSLRTVDDREVKLVAKGDVIARLPFEDALRDAHPGAVYHHQGRRYEVTDLDLSAGVADLSRTWADYYTRVLHDKTITVETDLDERPLPAREEVPVRFASVTMRKQITGYERRDGSSGEVLGQRTLDLPETTLETKALYYTVPEDLEGPIRRGEYERAGPAETATDGGLAGDFPGSIHAAEHAMISMFPFEYLCDRSDIGGLSTPLHPHTGEPTIFIYDGYPGGIGLTRAAYHEVAGLMDTTLSMLRSCDCADGCPACVQSPHCGNANDPLDKYGAIHLLEGLTGGR, from the coding sequence GTGGACGACACCATCGCCTGGCTCCGGGAGCGGCCCTACTACGAGGGGCAGATTGTCGACCGCCGGACGGTCCCCGGTCGTGCCGCCGAGTTCGCCGACCTCGACGTCGACTCGCGACTCGCCAGCGTCCTCGACGCGGAAGGCATCACCGACTGTTACGCCCACCAGACGGCCGCCGTCGAAGCCGTCCGACGGGGAGAGAACGTCGTCCTCGCGACGGAGACGGCCAGTGGCAAGAGTCTGGCCTACACGATTCCAGCCTTCGAGCGGGCGCTCGACCGCCGGGCGACAGCGCTCTACGTCGCGCCGCAGGTCGCGCTCATCAACGACCAGACGGAGACGCTCTCCGAACTCGCACAGGGACTCGGGTTCGCCTCGGGCGTCTCGGTCGCCCAGTACACCGGCCGCCAGTCCAAATCGGAGAAGGAGGCCATCCGCGAGCGCCAGCCCACCGTCCTGCTGACGACGCCGGACATGCTCCACTACGGCATCCTGCCCCACGCCCACCGGCTGTGGGACTGGTTCTTCCAGCGCTTAGAGACCGTCGTCGTCGACGAGGTCCACGGCTACCGGGGTATCTTCGGCAGCCACGTCGCGCTCGTGATGCGCCGACTCCAGCGCATCGCCGAGCGGTTCGACGCCGACCCCGAGTGGGTCTGTTGCTCGGCGACCATCGGCAACCCCGTCGAGCACGCCGCCGGCGTCACCGGTCAGCGGGAGGCGTCGTTCGCGCTCGTCGACGAGGACACGAGCGCCAGCGGGCCGCGCCACTGGCTGCTGTGGAACCCACCTGAATACGAAGGGGGAGACGGCTGGGGCAGCGGCCGCCGGAAGTCCAGCCACGTCGAGACGAAGCAGCTGTTCGTGGACCTCGTCGAACGGGGTCTCCAGACCGTCGTCTTCGCCGGGTCGCGCCAGACCGCCGAGCGCTACGCGGGCGACAGCGCCGACGAACTGCGCAGCCGGGGCCGCCACGACCTCGCGGACGGCGTCGGCGCCTATCAGGCTGCGCTCACCGACGAGCGCCGCCGCGACCTCGAATCGCGCCTCCAGTCGGGCGACCTCCGTGGCGTGTGGTCGACCAGCGCGCTGGAACTGGGCGTCGACGTCGGCGGTCTCGACGCCGTGCTCATCGATGGCTATCCCGGCACGCGGATGCGCGCCTTCCAGCAGGCCGGCCGAGCGGGCCGTGGCACCGATCCCGCTCTCGTCGTACTCGTCGGCGGCGAGGACCAGCTCGACCAGTACGTCCTTCGCAACCCCGACGCGCTGTTCGAGACGGGCGCCGAGCGGGCCGTCACGAACCCCGAGAACGACCAGCTGCTCCCCGACCACGTGCTGGCGGCGGCCAGCGAGAACTGGCTCTCGCCCGACGACGACCGCCACTTCGGCGAGACGTTCCCCGACGTGGTCGCGGACCTCGAATCGGCCGGCAAACTCGACCGGCGGACGACCGACCAGGGCATCCGCTGGCTCTCGAACGGCCGGCCCCACCACGACATGAGCCTCCGGACGGTCGACGACCGCGAGGTGAAACTGGTCGCGAAGGGCGACGTCATCGCGCGCCTGCCCTTCGAGGACGCCCTGCGCGACGCCCACCCTGGCGCAGTCTACCACCACCAGGGCCGGCGTTACGAGGTGACCGACCTGGACCTATCGGCTGGCGTCGCCGACCTGTCTCGGACCTGGGCGGACTACTACACGCGCGTGCTCCACGACAAGACCATCACCGTCGAGACTGATCTCGACGAGCGACCGCTCCCGGCCCGCGAGGAGGTCCCGGTGCGCTTCGCGTCGGTGACGATGCGCAAGCAGATTACGGGCTACGAGCGCCGTGACGGCTCCTCGGGCGAGGTGCTGGGCCAGCGGACGCTCGACCTCCCCGAGACGACCCTGGAGACGAAGGCGCTGTACTACACTGTACCTGAAGACCTCGAAGGCCCGATTCGGCGGGGTGAGTACGAGCGGGCCGGTCCGGCTGAGACTGCCACCGACGGCGGCCTCGCGGGGGACTTCCCCGGGTCGATTCACGCCGCCGAACACGCGATGATATCGATGTTCCCCTTCGAGTACCTCTGTGACCGGAGCGACATCGGGGGCCTCTCGACGCCGCTGCATCCCCACACCGGCGAACCGACCATCTTCATCTATGACGGCTACCCCGGCGGCATCGGGCTGACACGGGCCGCGTACCACGAGGTGGCCGGGTTGATGGACACGACCCTGTCGATGCTCCGCTCGTGTGACTGCGCCGACGGCTGTCCGGCCTGCGTGCAGTCGCCCCACTGCGGGAACGCGAACGACCCGCTGGACAAGTATGGCGCGATACACCTCCTCGAGGGGCTGACTGGCGGCAGGTGA
- a CDS encoding NADP-dependent malic enzyme encodes MGLDEDALDYHSQDPPGKIEIATTKPTNTQRDLSLAYSPGVAAPCSEIAKNTEDAYTYTAKGNLVAVVSNGSAVLGLGDIGPEASKPVMEGKGVLFKRFADIDVFDIELDADDADGMVDAVKAIEPTFGGINLEDIAAPDCFEVEQRLSDELDIPVFHDDQHGTAIISGAALINAADIAGKDLEDLKIVFSGAGASAIATARFYVSLGAQKSNIIMCDSTGIITEERQRTEDLNRFKEEFARDIPEGDLADALEGADVFVGLSIGGIVSQEMVQSMASDPIVFAMANPDPEISYEDAKAARDDSVIMATGRSDYPNQVNNVLGFPFLFRGALDVRATEINEDMKVAAAEALATLARQDVPDAVVKAYGDTPMQYGPDYIIPKPLDQRVLFEVTPAVAQAAVDSGAARKEIDLASYAEQLEARLGKSREMMRVVLNKAKSDPKRVVLAEGHDEKMIRAAYQLVDQGIADPVLLGDADQIEATRRRFGLEFEPTVVDPETADVEAYADRLYELRQRKGITRREADELIRNGNYLGSVMVEMGDADAMLTGLTHHYPSALRPPLQVIGTAEDADYAAGVYMLTFKNRVIFCADTTVNQDPSAEILAEVTRHTADLARRFNVEPRAAMLSYSNFGSVDNPGTRKPRRAVDRLRNDSRVDFPVDGEMQADTAVVEDILTGTYEFSDLDDPANVLVFPNLEAGNIGYKLLQRLGGAEATGPMLVGMDKPVHVLQRGDEVKDIVNLAGVAVVDAQQE; translated from the coding sequence ATGGGACTAGACGAAGACGCTCTCGACTATCACAGCCAGGACCCACCCGGCAAGATTGAGATTGCGACGACGAAACCGACCAACACACAGCGCGACCTCTCCCTGGCGTACTCGCCGGGCGTCGCCGCTCCCTGTTCGGAGATCGCGAAGAACACCGAAGACGCCTACACCTACACCGCGAAGGGGAACCTCGTGGCCGTCGTCTCGAACGGCAGCGCGGTCCTCGGCCTCGGCGACATCGGCCCCGAGGCGTCCAAGCCGGTGATGGAGGGCAAGGGCGTCCTGTTCAAGCGGTTCGCGGACATCGACGTCTTCGACATCGAACTCGACGCCGACGACGCCGACGGGATGGTCGATGCGGTGAAGGCGATCGAACCGACCTTCGGCGGCATCAACCTGGAGGACATCGCCGCCCCCGACTGCTTCGAGGTCGAACAGCGGCTCAGCGACGAACTCGATATCCCCGTCTTCCACGACGACCAGCACGGGACGGCCATCATCTCCGGGGCGGCGCTCATAAACGCCGCCGACATCGCCGGGAAGGACCTGGAGGACCTGAAGATCGTCTTCTCCGGGGCCGGCGCGTCGGCCATCGCGACCGCCCGCTTCTACGTCTCGCTCGGTGCCCAGAAGTCGAACATCATCATGTGTGACTCCACGGGCATCATCACCGAGGAACGGCAGCGCACCGAGGACCTGAACCGGTTCAAGGAGGAGTTCGCCCGGGACATCCCCGAGGGCGACCTCGCGGACGCACTGGAGGGCGCCGACGTGTTCGTCGGCCTCTCCATCGGCGGCATCGTCTCCCAGGAGATGGTCCAGTCGATGGCCAGCGACCCCATCGTCTTCGCGATGGCGAACCCCGACCCCGAGATCAGCTACGAGGACGCCAAGGCCGCCCGCGACGACTCGGTCATCATGGCGACGGGGCGCTCCGACTACCCGAACCAGGTCAACAACGTCCTCGGGTTCCCCTTCCTCTTCCGGGGCGCACTCGACGTCCGCGCGACCGAGATCAACGAGGACATGAAGGTCGCCGCTGCGGAGGCGCTCGCGACGCTCGCCCGGCAGGACGTCCCCGACGCCGTCGTGAAGGCCTACGGCGACACGCCGATGCAGTACGGGCCGGACTACATCATCCCGAAACCGCTCGACCAGCGCGTCCTCTTCGAAGTGACGCCGGCCGTCGCCCAGGCGGCCGTCGACTCCGGTGCGGCGCGAAAAGAGATCGACCTCGCGTCCTACGCCGAGCAACTGGAGGCCCGCCTCGGGAAGTCCCGCGAGATGATGCGGGTCGTCCTCAACAAGGCCAAGAGCGACCCCAAGCGGGTGGTCCTGGCGGAGGGCCACGACGAGAAGATGATTCGGGCCGCCTACCAGCTCGTCGACCAGGGTATCGCCGACCCCGTCCTGCTGGGCGACGCCGACCAAATTGAGGCCACGCGGCGTCGGTTCGGCCTCGAGTTCGAGCCCACCGTCGTCGACCCGGAGACGGCGGACGTCGAGGCGTACGCGGACCGACTGTACGAACTTCGACAGCGGAAGGGCATCACTCGCCGCGAGGCGGACGAACTGATCCGGAACGGGAACTACCTGGGGAGCGTGATGGTCGAGATGGGCGACGCCGACGCGATGCTGACCGGGCTCACCCACCACTACCCGTCGGCCCTGCGGCCGCCCCTCCAGGTCATCGGGACGGCCGAGGACGCTGACTACGCGGCCGGCGTCTACATGCTGACGTTCAAGAACCGGGTCATCTTCTGTGCGGACACGACGGTGAACCAGGACCCGAGCGCGGAGATTCTGGCCGAAGTGACGCGCCACACCGCCGACCTGGCTCGCCGGTTCAACGTCGAGCCGCGAGCGGCAATGCTCTCGTACTCGAACTTCGGCAGCGTCGACAACCCCGGAACCCGGAAACCCCGGCGGGCCGTCGACCGACTCCGAAACGACTCCCGTGTCGACTTCCCCGTCGACGGCGAGATGCAGGCCGACACGGCCGTCGTCGAGGATATCCTCACCGGCACCTACGAGTTCTCGGACCTCGACGACCCCGCGAACGTGCTCGTCTTCCCGAACCTCGAAGCGGGGAACATCGGCTACAAACTGCTCCAGCGACTCGGCGGCGCCGAGGCCACGGGTCCGATGCTCGTCGGGATGGACAAGCCGGTCCACGTCCTCCAGCGCGGCGACGAGGTCAAGGACATCGTGAACCTCGCCGGCGTGGCTGTCGTGGACGCACAGCAGGAGTAA
- a CDS encoding heme ABC transporter ATP-binding protein, with product MLDVRNLSVSFGDVQVLSDVDFSVERGTLVGLVGPNGAGKTTTLRTLRATLPPEDGRVRVAGNPLSDRSAKAVSRLVASTPQATTLSFDFTVEKVVEMGRTPHLSRFERPGQADRDAVEAAMARTDVTQFAERQFTSLSGGERQRVLLARALAQETPVLLLDEPTASLDINHAVRTLELVRDLVADGKTVVAVIHDLNLAARYCDELLLLADGGVRAAGDPASVLTTETLGDAFDAETLVTTQPGTDAPLVTPLAERDPTDVRVHVVGTGRQAAATVAKLVAAGFSVTVGVVPAGDAAAERARELDCDVVTVPPFAGVDAGARDRATELSRTADAGVIAGDVGDANQSVVEAAPRLVAVEGDGVPSVESARTTVAAVEALPTVVTDVVGRSGGRLVPRIQRER from the coding sequence ATGCTCGACGTGCGGAACCTGTCGGTGTCCTTCGGCGACGTGCAGGTCCTCTCGGACGTCGACTTCAGCGTCGAGCGCGGGACGCTCGTCGGCCTCGTCGGGCCGAACGGGGCCGGCAAGACGACGACGCTGCGGACGCTTCGGGCGACGCTGCCCCCCGAGGACGGACGGGTCCGCGTCGCGGGGAACCCGCTGTCCGACCGCTCGGCGAAGGCGGTGAGTCGCCTCGTCGCGAGCACGCCCCAGGCGACGACGCTCTCCTTCGACTTCACCGTCGAGAAGGTCGTCGAGATGGGGCGGACGCCCCACCTGAGCCGGTTCGAACGCCCGGGCCAGGCGGACCGCGACGCCGTCGAGGCGGCGATGGCGCGGACCGACGTGACCCAGTTCGCCGAGCGGCAGTTCACTTCGCTCTCCGGCGGTGAGCGCCAGCGGGTTCTGCTGGCTCGCGCGCTGGCCCAGGAGACGCCTGTCCTCCTGCTCGACGAACCGACGGCGAGTCTCGACATCAACCACGCCGTCCGGACGCTCGAGCTCGTCCGGGACCTCGTGGCAGACGGCAAGACGGTCGTCGCGGTCATCCACGACCTCAACCTCGCCGCCCGGTACTGCGACGAACTGCTCTTGCTCGCCGACGGGGGTGTCAGGGCCGCCGGCGACCCCGCTTCGGTCCTCACGACCGAGACGCTCGGTGACGCCTTCGACGCGGAGACGCTCGTGACGACGCAACCAGGCACCGACGCGCCGCTGGTCACGCCGCTCGCCGAGCGCGACCCGACGGACGTCCGGGTCCACGTCGTCGGGACCGGACGACAGGCGGCCGCGACCGTCGCCAAACTGGTCGCAGCGGGCTTCTCGGTGACTGTCGGCGTCGTCCCGGCCGGCGACGCAGCGGCCGAACGCGCCCGTGAACTCGACTGCGACGTCGTGACGGTCCCGCCGTTCGCCGGTGTCGATGCTGGAGCACGCGACCGGGCGACGGAGCTGTCGAGGACCGCAGACGCAGGGGTCATCGCCGGCGACGTCGGCGACGCCAACCAGTCCGTCGTCGAGGCCGCCCCGCGGCTCGTCGCCGTCGAGGGAGACGGCGTCCCGTCCGTCGAGTCGGCGCGGACGACCGTCGCCGCCGTCGAGGCCCTGCCGACCGTCGTCACCGACGTGGTCGGCCGGTCCGGGGGTCGTCTCGTCCCCCGTATCCAGCGCGAACGATAG